From a single Bryobacter aggregatus MPL3 genomic region:
- a CDS encoding SDR family NAD(P)-dependent oxidoreductase: MRIDGSKILLTGASTGIGATLAGLLHARGAHLVLVSRKTHTYELPGAHWIAADLTDAGQRNTAFAEAAAKLGGIDILINNAGVGAYVSTRETDEDTWRHLYELNLHAPIHLARLALPGMLAQRRGAIVNVCSIAALVPLPWFSLYSTTKAALLSFTHGLRMELDGSGVETVAVCPGYVQTPFQSHVISGKPPLMLQRTKAFAISPEVCAQAIVRGIESGKRTVVTPLSGHFLHWAYFLFPKLIDSVFARYNRNLERSAV, translated from the coding sequence GTGCGGATCGACGGCTCTAAAATACTGCTGACCGGTGCTTCCACCGGAATTGGCGCCACTTTGGCCGGATTGTTGCATGCCCGGGGAGCGCATCTTGTGCTGGTCTCGCGCAAGACCCACACCTACGAACTCCCGGGGGCGCACTGGATCGCTGCGGACCTCACCGATGCCGGGCAGCGCAATACCGCCTTTGCCGAGGCGGCAGCGAAGCTTGGCGGTATCGATATCCTGATCAACAATGCGGGCGTCGGCGCCTATGTGTCCACGCGGGAGACTGATGAGGACACCTGGCGCCATCTGTACGAACTGAACCTTCACGCCCCAATCCACCTGGCCCGGCTTGCCCTCCCGGGAATGCTGGCCCAGCGGCGTGGTGCGATCGTGAATGTCTGCTCCATTGCCGCTTTGGTGCCACTTCCCTGGTTCTCACTGTATTCCACGACCAAAGCCGCATTGCTCAGCTTTACGCATGGGCTGCGGATGGAGCTTGACGGCAGTGGCGTGGAAACGGTGGCCGTTTGTCCCGGCTATGTCCAGACGCCTTTCCAGTCCCATGTAATCAGCGGCAAACCCCCACTCATGCTGCAACGAACCAAAGCCTTCGCGATTTCCCCTGAAGTTTGCGCCCAGGCAATCGTCCGCGGCATCGAATCAGGAAAGCGTACTGTCGTTACGCCCTTGAGCGGCCATTTTCTGCACTGGGCATATTTCCTTTTCCCGAAACTGATCGACTCTGTATTCGCTCGCTACAATCGCAATTTGGAAAGGTCTGCTGTTTGA
- a CDS encoding RHS repeat-associated core domain-containing protein, whose product MHRLIGAAEDSSNEGPLGTASCATVGGRWCVQYADDQFGNGWTPSKSGLALGLAQATSNWYLQSSGVVNNRLKDVAYDYSGRQIQWKVGDTSSVAVYDPEGHMTEAKGDSVVTPGTEKIYGSYLYNGDGQRVKSVADGKTVWYVYGLDGGVAAEFATGSTNGNAGKTLYPVTDHLGSTRAWFDQTGTVTQRVDYEPFGGEIQRAGVAGYSGVGDPAQKFTGKERDAETGLDYFGARYMSAAQGRFTSPDRPFADQHIGNPQSWNLYSYTLNNPLRYVDPDGEGVLDYFLGAANAVKSNAVAGLGRQTGNGDFQRGQKIGDAISMVGGLIEMAGGGTIAGGGAAACGTGVLYPAGAPAVVGGAAIAAHGASEFGTAASNFMMSSSQDAPQSGGSEGDKGPGFVVTPGGDAVPVPNGHQGLLRS is encoded by the coding sequence TTGCATCGGTTGATTGGCGCTGCCGAAGACAGCAGCAATGAAGGCCCGCTGGGTACGGCAAGTTGTGCGACGGTGGGTGGACGGTGGTGTGTGCAGTATGCCGACGACCAGTTTGGCAATGGCTGGACGCCTTCAAAGTCCGGGTTGGCGCTTGGGTTGGCGCAGGCGACTTCGAATTGGTACCTGCAGAGCAGCGGGGTGGTGAACAACCGCTTGAAGGATGTTGCATATGACTATAGCGGTCGGCAGATCCAGTGGAAGGTCGGGGATACGAGTTCGGTTGCGGTCTATGATCCTGAGGGGCATATGACGGAGGCGAAGGGTGACTCTGTTGTGACGCCAGGGACGGAGAAGATCTACGGGAGCTATCTCTATAACGGAGATGGGCAGCGCGTGAAGTCTGTGGCGGATGGGAAGACGGTTTGGTATGTGTATGGGCTCGATGGAGGGGTGGCAGCGGAGTTTGCGACTGGCTCTACGAATGGGAATGCTGGCAAGACTTTGTATCCGGTGACGGATCATCTGGGGAGTACGCGGGCGTGGTTCGACCAGACGGGGACGGTGACACAGCGTGTGGATTATGAGCCTTTTGGAGGAGAGATCCAGAGGGCTGGAGTTGCCGGGTACTCGGGAGTGGGAGATCCGGCGCAGAAGTTTACGGGCAAGGAACGGGATGCCGAAACGGGGTTGGATTACTTCGGCGCTCGGTACATGTCAGCGGCTCAGGGACGGTTCACTTCACCGGATAGACCGTTCGCCGATCAGCACATCGGGAATCCACAGAGTTGGAACTTATACTCGTACACTCTGAACAACCCGTTGCGGTACGTCGATCCAGATGGCGAGGGAGTGCTTGATTATTTCTTGGGGGCCGCAAACGCAGTCAAGAGTAATGCTGTTGCAGGACTCGGTAGGCAGACTGGCAACGGCGACTTCCAAAGAGGGCAGAAGATCGGCGACGCTATTTCGATGGTCGGCGGCCTGATCGAGATGGCAGGTGGAGGAACGATAGCTGGCGGGGGTGCGGCTGCCTGTGGAACGGGCGTGCTTTACCCTGCTGGAGCACCTGCCGTTGTGGGCGGCGCTGCGATTGCGGCGCACGGTGCATCAGAATTTGGTACCGCCGCTTCCAATTTCATGATGAGTTCTTCGCAGGATGCCCCACAAAGCGGCGGGTCTGAAGGAGACAAAGGTCCAGGCTTTGTGGTTACTCCTGGCGGAGACGCAGTCCCGGTTCCGAATGGGCATCAGGGCCTACTCCGGTCGTGA
- a CDS encoding glycerate kinase type-2 family protein, with the protein MTPQKQSSPSLPSASSVERSLRQDALAIFQAALAAADPYAATLAHLPKTVGSVYVVGAGKAAAAMARAVEKVYGNRIQAGVVVTKYGHAQPLQHIRCLEASHPVPDEAGVHAAHEIAQICLSAQETDLIICLISGGASALLPFPAQPITLEEKQTTTRLLLSCGANIQELNTVRKHLSSIKGGLLADLAYPAKLHTLILSDVIGDSLDVIGSGPTVPDTSTYEEAWQILYRYGLIAKIPASVRDRLEQGCNKELPETPKPGTRIFDRVKNTLIGSNRLSLKAAQATAKSLGYKPLLLSTSLDGEAREAARFFASMAREARATGNPARPPLALLAGGETTVALSAHPGLGGRNQEMALAAAIGIDGLPATCFLAAGTDGTDGPTEAAGAYATGSTLARGAKLDLDPQDFLARNDSYHYFQPLKDLFLPGPTGTNVMDLYLMLLR; encoded by the coding sequence ATGACCCCACAGAAGCAGTCCAGTCCATCCTTGCCCTCCGCCTCCTCGGTTGAGCGATCGCTCCGCCAGGATGCTTTGGCCATCTTTCAGGCTGCGCTTGCCGCCGCAGACCCCTACGCCGCAACCCTAGCGCATTTGCCCAAAACCGTGGGTAGTGTTTATGTTGTGGGGGCGGGCAAGGCCGCAGCGGCCATGGCGAGAGCTGTCGAGAAAGTCTATGGCAATCGGATCCAGGCCGGCGTGGTTGTGACCAAGTACGGTCACGCACAGCCGCTCCAGCACATTCGTTGCCTGGAGGCATCGCATCCAGTGCCGGACGAGGCCGGGGTTCATGCGGCGCACGAGATCGCGCAAATCTGTCTTAGCGCCCAGGAGACCGATCTCATCATTTGCCTGATCTCGGGCGGTGCTTCTGCCTTGCTGCCCTTTCCGGCGCAACCGATCACGCTCGAAGAGAAACAAACCACCACCCGGCTCCTGCTCTCTTGTGGTGCAAACATCCAGGAACTGAATACGGTGCGCAAACACCTCAGTTCGATCAAGGGGGGACTGCTTGCCGATCTGGCCTATCCTGCAAAGCTGCACACGCTGATTCTGTCTGATGTGATTGGCGATTCTCTCGATGTCATCGGCTCCGGGCCGACTGTTCCCGATACGAGTACTTATGAAGAGGCCTGGCAGATCCTCTATCGCTATGGCCTGATCGCGAAGATTCCGGCATCAGTGCGGGACCGGCTCGAGCAAGGTTGTAACAAGGAATTGCCGGAAACACCGAAGCCCGGCACGCGGATCTTTGACCGGGTGAAAAATACTCTGATTGGCTCAAACCGTCTCTCGCTGAAGGCCGCACAAGCGACCGCAAAATCGCTGGGCTATAAGCCTCTGCTCCTCTCCACGTCCTTGGACGGAGAAGCACGGGAGGCGGCGCGTTTCTTTGCGTCGATGGCCCGGGAGGCCAGAGCCACCGGCAATCCGGCGCGGCCGCCGCTGGCGCTGTTGGCGGGTGGCGAGACGACGGTCGCCCTCTCGGCGCATCCTGGTCTCGGGGGCCGCAATCAGGAGATGGCGCTTGCCGCCGCGATCGGCATCGACGGTTTGCCTGCCACTTGTTTTCTCGCTGCTGGCACCGATGGCACGGACGGTCCGACAGAGGCCGCCGGAGCCTACGCCACCGGCTCGACTCTGGCGCGTGGGGCCAAGCTTGATCTCGACCCGCAGGACTTTCTCGCCCGTAACGATTCCTACCACTACTTCCAGCCGCTCAAGGATCTCTTCCTCCCCGGTCCCACCGGAACCAATGTGATGGATTTGTATCTGATGCTACTGCGCTAA
- a CDS encoding IS630 family transposase, protein MGNPRGVARDFDALEVRRMRALALMRESFNNSQIGHELMVANQTVSRWRKEYSEGGRKALEQAGRAGRKPLLADKQAKLLTNKLLAGPEKLGYETPLWTCQRVADLIEQEFQIRYHPGHVWRILRALGWSPQRPVGRALERDEKAIREWKQVTWPNAKKKPRKKAAPLSSLTKAD, encoded by the coding sequence ATGGGAAACCCGCGTGGAGTGGCTCGCGATTTCGATGCCTTGGAAGTGCGGAGGATGAGAGCACTGGCATTGATGCGAGAGAGTTTCAACAACAGTCAGATCGGCCATGAGTTAATGGTCGCCAACCAGACGGTGAGCCGCTGGCGCAAGGAATATAGCGAAGGTGGCAGGAAGGCTCTCGAGCAGGCTGGACGCGCTGGCCGGAAGCCTTTGCTGGCGGACAAACAGGCAAAGCTTCTGACGAACAAGTTGCTGGCGGGGCCGGAAAAACTCGGCTATGAAACGCCGTTGTGGACCTGCCAGCGGGTAGCCGATTTGATCGAGCAGGAATTTCAGATTCGCTACCATCCGGGCCACGTCTGGCGCATTCTGCGCGCCTTGGGCTGGAGTCCTCAACGGCCAGTGGGACGTGCGCTCGAACGCGATGAGAAGGCCATTCGCGAGTGGAAACAGGTGACTTGGCCCAACGCTAAAAAAAAGCCCAGGAAGAAGGCCGCACCATTGTCTTCATTGACGAAAGCGGACTAA
- a CDS encoding LON peptidase substrate-binding domain-containing protein yields MSQDQLPLFPLGVVLFPGAVLPLHIFEERYKEMIGELLETENEFGVVLASEKGMANIGCTAVIEKILKKYPDGRLDILVRGRRRFEIILLDEGRNFLRAAVAMIADEDSTATDDLVKQRVLSTWVKLMVMEHGGVVQEMPDQNRGDLSFVIGEIAGDLEFKQQLLSMKSERERMEALSEYLPSYLEREKLTRHVRRVAPLNGFAKHGQEVLD; encoded by the coding sequence ATGTCGCAAGATCAACTACCCTTGTTCCCGCTGGGGGTGGTGTTATTTCCCGGGGCCGTCCTGCCGCTGCATATCTTTGAAGAACGCTACAAGGAAATGATCGGCGAATTGCTGGAGACCGAGAACGAATTCGGTGTCGTACTTGCCAGTGAAAAAGGCATGGCGAATATCGGCTGTACGGCTGTGATTGAGAAAATTCTGAAAAAGTATCCTGATGGACGTCTGGATATTCTGGTGCGGGGCCGCCGGCGCTTTGAGATCATCCTGCTCGATGAGGGGCGCAACTTCCTGCGGGCCGCGGTGGCGATGATTGCCGACGAAGATTCCACCGCGACAGACGATCTGGTCAAGCAGCGCGTCCTCAGTACCTGGGTGAAGCTCATGGTGATGGAGCATGGCGGCGTGGTGCAGGAAATGCCCGACCAGAACCGGGGAGATCTGAGCTTCGTGATTGGAGAAATCGCCGGAGACCTTGAGTTTAAACAGCAATTGCTGAGCATGAAGAGTGAACGGGAACGCATGGAGGCCCTGTCGGAATACTTGCCGAGCTACTTGGAACGTGAGAAGTTGACCCGGCATGTGCGGCGGGTAGCGCCCTTGAACGGCTTTGCCAAGCATGGCCAGGAGGTGCTCGATTGA
- a CDS encoding transposase, whose protein sequence is MDESGLTQKPHRCRTWAPRGQTPILFHHFNWKNLSLIAGLSRWNLHFEMFSETIKSPHIVIFLGKLLRVIPGKILIVWDGLAAHRSKFVQDFIASCDGRIQTLRLPAYAPELNPVEYIWAHLKQHELPNICAKDLWQLGEMARTKLKRMRRRKHLLVACWKQSSLCF, encoded by the coding sequence ATTGACGAAAGCGGACTAACGCAGAAGCCTCATCGATGCCGCACCTGGGCTCCGCGCGGCCAGACACCTATTCTGTTCCATCACTTCAACTGGAAGAACCTCTCGCTCATCGCAGGACTGAGCCGCTGGAATCTTCACTTTGAAATGTTCAGCGAAACGATCAAGAGTCCGCACATTGTGATCTTCCTCGGAAAACTACTTCGGGTCATCCCAGGCAAGATCCTGATCGTATGGGACGGACTGGCTGCTCATCGCAGCAAGTTCGTTCAGGATTTCATCGCAAGTTGTGATGGCCGCATCCAGACTCTTCGGCTTCCAGCTTACGCTCCCGAACTGAATCCCGTCGAATATATCTGGGCTCATCTCAAGCAGCACGAACTCCCGAATATCTGCGCCAAAGATCTCTGGCAACTCGGTGAAATGGCCAGAACTAAACTCAAGCGCATGCGCCGAAGAAAGCATCTACTCGTTGCTTGCTGGAAGCAGTCTTCTCTATGCTTCTGA
- a CDS encoding IS630 family transposase, whose translation MVFIDESGLTQKPHRCRTWAPRGQTPILFHHFNWKNLSLIAGLSRWNLHFEMFSETIKSPHIVIFLGKLLRVIPGKILIVWDGLAAHRSKFVQDFIASCDGRIQTLRLPAYAPELNPVEYIWAHLKQHELPNICAKDLWQLGEMARTKLKRMRRRKHLLVACWKQSSLCF comes from the coding sequence ATTGTCTTCATTGACGAAAGCGGACTAACGCAGAAGCCTCATCGATGCCGCACCTGGGCTCCGCGCGGCCAGACACCTATTCTGTTCCATCACTTCAACTGGAAGAACCTCTCGCTCATCGCAGGACTGAGCCGCTGGAATCTTCACTTTGAAATGTTCAGCGAAACGATCAAGAGTCCGCACATTGTGATCTTCCTCGGAAAACTACTTCGGGTCATCCCAGGCAAGATCCTGATCGTATGGGACGGACTGGCTGCTCATCGCAGCAAGTTCGTTCAGGATTTCATCGCAAGTTGTGATGGCCGCATCCAGACTCTTCGGCTTCCAGCTTACGCTCCCGAACTGAATCCCGTCGAATATATCTGGGCTCATCTCAAGCAGCACGAACTCCCGAATATCTGCGCCAAAGATCTCTGGCAACTCGGTGAAATGGCCAGAACTAAACTCAAGCGCATGCGCCGAAGAAAGCATCTACTCGTTGCTTGCTGGAAGCAGTCTTCTCTATGCTTCTGA
- a CDS encoding IS5 family transposase, giving the protein MISYVSLEERIGKDHPLRKVRQLVDGLLKSMDGEFSQMYSRVGRPSIPPERLLRALLLQIFYSVRSERLLMEQLDYNLLFRWFIGLAIDEPVWNHAVFSKNRERLLNEEVTQQFFARVNQLASGFMSDEHFTVDRTLIEAWARQKSFQRKAGDGTQDGGNFHGEKRSNETHESKTDPESRRYKKGKGQEANLSYLGHIVIENRNGLIREVMSTQADGQAETDAALLMAAKIARPGKRVKLGADKAYDRKDFVTTVRELGVTMHVAQNNKGRRSAIDGRTTRHEGYRMSLSKRWLVEKAFGWMKQTGGLKKIKLRGLDKVGWLVTYTAAAYNLLRIKTLQEKFA; this is encoded by the coding sequence CTGATCAGCTACGTGAGTCTTGAAGAACGGATCGGCAAAGACCATCCCCTGCGAAAAGTTAGGCAACTGGTCGATGGGCTGCTGAAGAGTATGGATGGCGAGTTCTCGCAGATGTATTCTCGGGTAGGCCGGCCCTCGATTCCGCCGGAGCGACTGCTTCGCGCGCTGTTACTGCAGATTTTCTATTCCGTGCGCAGCGAGCGCTTGTTGATGGAGCAGTTGGACTACAACTTGTTGTTCCGTTGGTTCATTGGCCTCGCGATCGATGAACCCGTTTGGAACCACGCTGTGTTCAGCAAGAACCGTGAGCGGCTCTTGAATGAAGAAGTGACGCAGCAGTTCTTTGCGCGAGTCAACCAACTGGCAAGCGGCTTCATGTCCGATGAGCACTTTACAGTGGATAGAACGCTGATTGAAGCCTGGGCCAGACAGAAGAGCTTCCAGCGCAAGGCTGGCGATGGCACTCAAGATGGCGGCAATTTCCACGGCGAGAAGCGGAGCAACGAGACACACGAATCCAAGACCGACCCGGAATCGCGCCGCTACAAGAAAGGTAAGGGCCAAGAGGCAAACCTGAGCTATCTGGGTCATATCGTGATTGAGAATCGCAATGGCTTGATCCGCGAGGTGATGAGCACACAGGCCGATGGGCAGGCCGAAACGGATGCGGCCCTGTTGATGGCTGCAAAAATAGCGCGGCCCGGCAAGCGCGTCAAATTAGGAGCCGACAAAGCTTACGACCGCAAAGACTTCGTCACGACAGTTCGTGAGTTGGGCGTAACAATGCACGTGGCGCAGAACAACAAGGGCCGCAGGAGTGCGATTGATGGCCGGACGACAAGGCATGAGGGGTATCGGATGAGCTTGAGCAAGCGATGGCTTGTCGAAAAGGCTTTTGGCTGGATGAAGCAGACCGGGGGGCTGAAGAAGATCAAACTGCGCGGACTGGACAAGGTTGGTTGGCTGGTTACTTACACTGCGGCCGCTTACAATCTGCTTCGAATCAAAACCCTGCAGGAGAAGTTTGCCTAA
- a CDS encoding shikimate kinase — protein sequence MILKLKRAPGIYLVGFMGCGKSTVGARLADEIGWRFLDLDHRIEEEQQKSIVSIFEEQGEQAFRQIESEAIQHLIKETYRGRATVAALGGGAFAWPGNRERLEDSGVTIWIDCPFERICSRIANEHHRPLAKDPIRFRELYETRREAYAKADYKIEFDSNDPTEAVQSILALRLLG from the coding sequence TTGATTTTGAAGTTGAAACGCGCTCCCGGTATCTATCTCGTCGGATTCATGGGATGCGGCAAATCCACGGTAGGAGCACGTCTGGCGGACGAGATCGGGTGGCGTTTTCTCGATCTCGATCACCGCATCGAGGAAGAGCAGCAAAAGAGTATCGTCAGTATCTTCGAGGAGCAGGGCGAACAGGCCTTTCGTCAGATCGAATCGGAAGCGATCCAGCATCTGATCAAAGAGACCTATCGCGGCCGCGCTACGGTTGCCGCACTCGGTGGTGGCGCCTTTGCCTGGCCTGGCAATCGAGAGCGCCTGGAGGATTCGGGCGTCACGATCTGGATCGATTGCCCCTTTGAACGCATCTGTTCCCGCATCGCGAACGAGCACCATCGACCGCTGGCCAAAGATCCCATTCGCTTCCGCGAACTGTACGAAACTCGCCGGGAAGCTTACGCGAAAGCCGACTACAAGATCGAGTTCGATTCTAATGACCCCACAGAAGCAGTCCAGTCCATCCTTGCCCTCCGCCTCCTCGGTTGA
- a CDS encoding Imm27 family immunity protein — translation MSGAMIDPSEVKIVGDWIMVGQEIQADDACNRVEKLVSEYLIYVKDSEASGGWDALFQDPVDGRYWERIFPQSQMQGGGPPSLKVLSLAEVRSKYGVL, via the coding sequence ATGAGTGGCGCAATGATTGATCCATCAGAGGTGAAGATAGTAGGGGATTGGATTATGGTTGGGCAGGAGATACAGGCTGACGACGCTTGCAATCGGGTAGAAAAACTAGTCTCGGAGTATTTGATCTATGTAAAAGATAGTGAAGCCTCCGGGGGGTGGGACGCACTGTTTCAGGATCCTGTGGATGGCCGCTACTGGGAGAGAATTTTTCCACAATCGCAGATGCAAGGTGGAGGGCCGCCGTCTTTAAAAGTACTTAGCCTTGCCGAAGTCAGATCAAAATATGGCGTTCTATAG
- a CDS encoding IS5 family transposase yields MRGTDQQQRTLISYVNLEDRIAEDHPLRKVRQLVDGLLKSMDGEFEQMYSRVGRPSIPPERQLRALLLQIFYSVRSERLLMEQLDYNLLFRWFIGLEIDEPVWNHAVFSKNRERLLNEEVAQKFFSRVNELASGFMSDEHFTVDGTLIEAWAGQKRFQRKDGEGPKDGKQFHGEKRSNETHESKTDPDARLYKKGNGQEAKLSYLGHIVIENRNGLIREVMSTQADGHGEADAALLMAAKIARPGKRITLGADKAYDRKDFVKTVRELGVTPHVAQNNKNRRSAIDQRTTRHEGYRMSLSKRWLVEKAFGWMKQTGGLKKIKLRGIDKVGWLVTYTAAAYNLLRVKTLQEQCA; encoded by the coding sequence ATGCGCGGAACCGACCAGCAACAAAGAACCCTGATCAGCTACGTGAACCTTGAAGATCGGATCGCAGAGGACCATCCACTGAGGAAAGTACGGCAACTGGTAGACGGGTTGCTCAAGAGCATGGATGGAGAGTTTGAGCAGATGTATTCGCGAGTGGGGCGTCCTTCGATTCCGCCCGAGCGTCAGCTCAGAGCGTTGTTGTTGCAAATCTTCTACTCGGTGCGCAGCGAGCGCTTGCTAATGGAGCAGTTGGACTACAACCTGTTGTTCCGTTGGTTCATTGGGCTTGAGATCGATGAGCCGGTTTGGAACCACGCCGTATTCAGCAAGAACCGGGAGCGGCTGTTGAATGAAGAGGTCGCGCAGAAGTTCTTTAGCCGGGTCAATGAGTTGGCCTCTGGATTCATGTCCGATGAGCACTTCACGGTGGATGGAACGCTGATCGAAGCCTGGGCAGGACAGAAGAGATTTCAACGAAAAGATGGCGAAGGCCCCAAAGATGGCAAGCAGTTCCACGGCGAGAAGCGCAGCAATGAAACGCACGAGTCCAAGACAGATCCAGATGCCCGCTTGTACAAGAAGGGGAATGGGCAGGAAGCCAAGCTCAGCTACCTCGGCCACATTGTGATCGAGAACCGCAATGGTTTGATCCGTGAGGTGATGAGCACGCAAGCCGATGGTCATGGCGAAGCCGATGCCGCCTTATTGATGGCGGCCAAAATAGCGCGGCCCGGCAAACGCATAACGCTGGGGGCCGACAAAGCTTATGACCGCAAGGACTTTGTCAAAACAGTGCGCGAGTTGGGAGTGACCCCACATGTGGCGCAGAACAACAAGAATCGCAGAAGCGCCATTGATCAGCGTACGACAAGGCATGAAGGGTATCGCATGAGCCTCAGCAAGAGGTGGCTTGTAGAGAAGGCCTTCGGATGGATGAAGCAAACGGGCGGACTGAAAAAGATCAAGCTGCGGGGAATCGATAAGGTCGGATGGCTGGTCACTTATACAGCCGCAGCTTACAATCTGCTTCGAGTCAAAACCCTGCAGGAGCAGTGTGCCTAA
- a CDS encoding HAD family hydrolase yields the protein MEGPQTLVIDADDTLWENNIYFEQAWDEFYAFLDHSSLSAEETRTIFDEIEIANIKVNGYGAKNFAKNLVTCYRRLVEREIAPEDVGKIIGFADRILHQPIQMLEGVEETLEYLLKRSHDLVLFTKGEAEEQRLKIDRSPVGKYFREFEIVREKDEAAYRELVGRYGWNPATTWMIGNSPKSDINPAIAAGLNAVYVPHERTWVLEQTELLDVGPGWLLQVENFRGLQKIF from the coding sequence ATGGAAGGTCCACAAACGCTGGTGATTGATGCCGACGACACCTTGTGGGAGAACAATATCTACTTCGAGCAGGCGTGGGACGAGTTCTATGCCTTTCTCGATCATTCTTCGCTCAGCGCAGAAGAAACGCGGACGATTTTCGATGAAATCGAGATCGCCAATATCAAGGTGAATGGATATGGGGCGAAGAATTTTGCCAAGAATCTGGTGACCTGCTACCGGCGTCTGGTGGAGCGGGAGATTGCACCGGAGGATGTGGGGAAGATTATCGGATTCGCCGACCGCATTCTGCACCAGCCGATTCAAATGCTGGAGGGTGTTGAGGAAACGCTCGAATACCTGCTGAAGCGCAGTCACGATCTGGTGCTGTTTACAAAAGGCGAGGCAGAAGAGCAGCGTTTGAAGATCGATCGCAGTCCGGTAGGAAAGTATTTCCGGGAGTTCGAGATCGTTCGGGAGAAGGACGAGGCCGCCTATCGGGAGCTGGTCGGCCGCTACGGCTGGAATCCGGCAACCACCTGGATGATTGGCAATTCGCCGAAGAGCGACATCAATCCGGCGATCGCCGCAGGCCTGAATGCGGTGTACGTGCCGCATGAGCGCACTTGGGTGTTGGAACAGACGGAATTGTTGGATGTGGGGCCGGGGTGGCTGTTGCAGGTGGAAAATTTTCGCGGACTGCAGAAAATTTTCTAA
- a CDS encoding tyrosine-type recombinase/integrase yields MDYLTELVSMYVKAAQIKKQGSCHMLRHTMATLMLEGGADTRFIQAMLI; encoded by the coding sequence GTGGACTACCTCACTGAACTCGTCAGCATGTACGTGAAGGCGGCGCAGATCAAGAAGCAGGGATCGTGCCACATGCTCCGGCACACGATGGCGACGTTGATGCTCGAAGGCGGCGCAGACACACGCTTCATCCAGGCGATGCTGATCTGA
- a CDS encoding DUF4372 domain-containing protein, translating to MAQVSSIFSQLLGLVPRRLFDAAVARHGGMRHARGFSCWDQFVAMLFCQLGQAHSLREIREGLQACEGKLVHLGMTQAPSHSTLAYANEHRSWQIYQDLFLALLEHSRQQLPGSGSNPLQLPGKLLSLDSSVIDLCVKVFPWAKFRATQGAVKLHLLLDHEGLLPHYAVIHRWQAR from the coding sequence ATGGCTCAAGTATCCAGCATTTTCAGTCAGCTTCTGGGGTTGGTGCCCCGCCGACTGTTCGATGCCGCCGTGGCGCGGCATGGCGGGATGCGACACGCTCGCGGTTTTTCCTGTTGGGATCAGTTTGTGGCGATGTTGTTCTGCCAGTTGGGACAGGCCCACAGCCTGCGCGAGATTCGCGAGGGGCTGCAAGCCTGCGAAGGCAAGCTGGTGCATTTGGGTATGACCCAGGCGCCCAGCCACTCGACGCTCGCCTATGCCAATGAACACCGCAGTTGGCAGATCTATCAGGATTTGTTTCTGGCGCTGCTGGAGCATTCGCGCCAACAGCTTCCCGGCTCAGGCAGCAATCCGCTCCAACTGCCCGGCAAGCTCCTCAGTCTGGACAGCAGCGTGATCGATCTGTGCGTGAAGGTTTTTCCCTGGGCCAAGTTCCGCGCCACCCAGGGAGCTGTCAAGTTGCACTTACTTCTCGACCATGAGGGACTGTTGCCACACTACGCGGTGATCCACCGATGGCAAGCAAGGTGA